One Candidatus Nitronauta litoralis genomic window, GTTTTAGTAGAAACGTCCCTTAAAAACCTGTCAAGGAAAAATCTTGGTTTTGGGATATTAAAATGGAAGACAATTGCAAAACGGAATCTATTTAAAAAAACCTGCGTTTTAAACAGTGACGGCCTGAGTTTCCTCATAGAGAGTGTCTCTCTCCATGGGAATGCGTCCTGCTTCTCTAATCATAGAAATAATTGTGCTTTGATGAAAAATCTGATCTGTCGCCGCGCCAGCGGCATGTATTATTTTTTCTTCCACTACAGTTCCGTCCATATCATCTGCTCCAAAGGACAACGACAATTGCGCAATCCGCGGAGTGATCATGATCCAGAATGCTTTCACGTGCGGGAAGTTATCCAACATCAGGCGTGAAACGGCAAGCGCCCTAAGATCAAGTTGTCCCGAAGTCGAGGGAAGAAATTCCAGAACCGTATTCTCCGGGTGGAACGACAAGGGAATAAAGGTCACAAACCCACCGGTCCTGTCCTGCAGTTCCCGTAACCGGATCAGGTGATCAACTCTTTCCTCTACCGTCTCCAGATGACCGTACAACATGGTGGCATTACTTTTCAAACCTACCTTGTGTGCAGTCTCATGAACATGAAGCCAGTTTTCACCAGTCAGTTTTTCATTACAGATTTTTTTACGGACACGCTTGGCAAAAATCTCAGCGCCGCCCCCAGGAATTGACCCAAGACCAGCCTCTCTCAGCTCGTCCAGCGTCTCATCCAGCGGCTTGCCTGCAAGCTCTGCAAGGTAGCCCAGCTCAATCGCCGTGAATGCCTGAATGTGAACTTCCGGGAAACGTTCCTTTAATCCTTTTACCATATCAAGGTAGTACGAATATGGGAGGTCAGGGTGCAAGCCACCGACGATGTGAAACTCACTGACCTTTCCATCGTTGTAAGCTGCTGCATCCGAAAAAATTGTGTCCAGAGACTTCATATAAGCATCAGGATTATCTTCTTTGACGCCAAATGCACAGAACTGGCAACTGTGAATACAGATATTGGTCGGATTTATATGGCGGTTATGGATGAAAAACGTCTCGTTGCCATTGACGCGTTCCCGAACCTGATTAGCCAAATGCCCCACGCCAAGAATGTCGGGAGTAGTCCATAAAGTCACGCCATCTTCAAATGACAAGCGCTCCCCTGCCCTGACTTTCGACTCAATGTCAGACAACGAAGAATCCAGATATTCAAACATAATCATCCATCGTTAGAATTAATTCTTATTTCCAGTAAACACCCCAAAATCCTATCACAGGCTGGTCCATGATTCCAATCCCGTCAGTTGCCAGAGAAGTTTCTACGACTCACCGATAATTTTTCGGGCGGTCCTTTTCTGCTTCTTCCTGTCGTACATTTTCCGCGAGGATTTCACCTGCATATGAAACGTTTTTTGCCATAAGACTTTGGCCACGGGATCCTGGCTTTCAATCACAATAGGCTTCCCGTCCGCCCTGATCGTTTTTTGCTCTTTTTTTCTCATTCTATCCACACACAATCCGCAATAACGATCACCATCAGCACGACGCTAATGAGCCCGTTTACATTAAAGAAAGCAACATTCACTTTTGAAAGGTCATCTTTTTTTACGAGCGAATGCTCAAACCATAACAAACCCGCCACCGCGGCAACCCCTGCGAAATAAACCCAACTCAATAAGGGGGAAACCAACAACCCAAGCAGGAAAATCACCATAATCATATGAGAACCAGAAGCCAGCTTCAAAGCATTTTCGACACCAAAACGTTTTGGAACAGAATACAGGTTGTGCTTCCGGTCATTATCGACATCCATACAAGAGTACAATATATCAAATCCCGCCAACCAGAATATAACGGCCGCGCCCAGAACCAGAGACAAAATCGAAATTTCCTCACGGATCGCCACCCACGCCCCAACCGGAGCAACCGACAAGGCCAGTCCCAAAAACAGGTGGGAAGCCCATGTAAAACGTTTGGTCAGGGAATAAAAAAACACGATGATGAGGGCAAGCGGGGATAACATTAAGGCCAGCGAGTTTAATTGGCCAGCAGCAAATATAAAAATTGCTGAAGAAACCAATAAGAACAGCCAGTAGGCGGTTTTCCCGACAGCCCCGGCAGGCAAAGCCCGGTTTTGTGTTCTCGGGTTGATTGCATCAAAACGCGCATCCGCTATTCGGTTAAACGCCATGGCGGCACTGCGCGCCCCCACCATACACACCAGAATCCAAAGTAACTGATGCCAGGTCGGAAACCCCTCCGCTGCCAGAAAAGCACTCATGATGGCAAACGGCAGTGCAAACACCGTGTGCTGGATTTTTATGTCCTGTAAAATGACAAACAATTTTTGAAACATTAATATTGCCTAACTCTCCCACCCGGTCCTTCTGTAGATGACAAATAACTCTTCAACCCTTTCCAACTAATGCGTATGATATACCATTTTAAATCATCAAAAACTTAATGCATTCAGTCCACTTTAATGAGCGGATCGTATCTAAAGAATGCTCTGAATTTTAGAATCGAAATATGGACAATTTAAAACGCCTCAGTAAATTGTTAAGCCCCTATAAGAAAGCCCTCTTCTGGGGAAGTATCTTTCTTGTCATTTCATCCGCGACAAATCTAATCGTTCCCATGTTTATCCGTGACCTGGTGGATGTGGTCATGGTGAAAAAAGACCTCGCAGCCCTCAATACGATGGCGTTGTCCATCTTCGGCCTGTTTATTGTGCAGATGGTATTTTCTACAGGACACAACTATCTTTTCGATCTGACAGAAAAAAGGGTCATTGCCGATTTCAGGAAAAAGATATTCGACCATCTACACACCCTGTCGCTCGGTTTTTTTGTCAAACGGCGAACCGGGGAAATCATGTCCCGATTGACAAACGATGTCACTACCGTCGAGGGGTTTGTAACCGATCTTCCAGCCACTGTCATTCAACAGTCCATCCGGCTACTCGGCGGCATTGTCATCATCATTTATTTGAACTGGAAATTGACCTTTACCATTCTGATTTTGCTTCCCGTCCTGATTCTTTACGCAAAAACCTACGGAAAGCGTTTAAAATTTCTTTCCAAAGAAATCCAGGACAAACTGGCAAACGCAACCACCATCATTGAAGAAAACATCAGTTGTATCCCCGTCGTCAAATCATTCGTACGCAGCAAACTGGAGATGAACCGGTTTTCGGATGCGATTGAAGACACTTTTCAGTCGGCAAAAAAACGCGTGGCCATTTCAGCTTTTTTTGGACCGACCATTGGCTTGATTTCATTCTCTACAGCTCTGGCCCTGCTCTGGTACGGAGGACATGAAGTCATTGATGGCAGTATCAGCCCGGGAGAACTGATTGCTTTCATCCTATACGCCACCATTATCGCAGGCCCCATGGGCAGTTTTGCCCGGCTATACACCCGCGTCCAGGAAGGACTCGGGGCCAGTGAACGTATTTTTGAAATCCTGGACACCAAAGGAGAAGTCAGCGACTCACCGGATGCTGTACCCATGCCTCGAATCGAAGGAAGGGTTTGTATAGAAAACCTTCATTTTCACTATCGAGAGGACCAGGAAGTGATTTCCGGTATTCAAATGGATGTCGAACCCGGAGAAATGGTCGCACTGGTGGGTCCCAGCGGTGCAGGCAAAACAACGCTCATCAATTTGCTCCACCGGTTTTACGACCCCACTCAAGGAACAATTCTCGTCGATGGTCTGCCCATTCAAAAAGCAAAACTGGAAAGCTACTGGAGCCAGATTGCCCTGGTTCCCCAGGAAACTATCCTGTTCGGGGGTACTATCGAAGACAATATCCGCTATGCACGGGAAGGGGCGACGGATAAAGACGTGGTCGAGGCCGCCAAAACTGCAAACGCGCACGGTTTTATTACCGAATGTCCCGATGGGTATAAGACAATTGTTGGTGAAAAAGGCATTCGTCTTTCAGCCGGACAACGCCAGCGCATTGCCATCGCAAGGGCCATTCTAAAAAACCCGCGCATGTTGATCCTGGACGAGGCTACCTCCGCCCTGGATAACGAATCGGAGCTTTTAATCCAGGAAGCGCTGGACCGACTCATGAAAGACAAGACGTCCTTCGTTATCGCGCATCGCTTGTCCACAATACACAATGCGGACAAAATAATTGTAATGGATAAAGGCTGCATTGTAGAAACAGGCACACACACTGTGTTGATGGCACAAAAAGGTCTCTATCAAAAACTGTACACACTGATGAGCTTTCAACTGAAACAGGAAGCCGAAACCCCTTAACCTCCCGCATTTTTTCCACCCAATAAAAAAAACGAAGGCAGGTATTTTCTAAATGTTTCCCTTGTCTGTTCCACGTTCACCGTGGCCCTCCAGATATTTTGAATCCCGCAACCCTGACACCAAAAATCTTCCTTTTTCCCGAAAAATATTTATTCCTTAAATTTAGATCAGGAAACGGTTTAAAAACAAAGGTCAAAAACCCTCCTTTTTCTTTTAATTGCAGAAAAGCCCTCGCTCTACACAGAGAATCCAATAAAAACAACGTCGTTTCGCCTACTCCCCAGGACTAGAAAAAAACTACCTCATTGGGTTCAATACTTGTTGAAACTATAATTGCAGGTCTTATACTAAATTCACGAAAATTAAACTAAACCTATTATTCAAAATACCAAATTTTTCAGATGACGATTGGATTAAACAATCAAAAGATCATTACCGGTGTTACCGCTATCATCATTTTATTCCTGCTGGTTCTGGGTTGGCTTGGAATAAATAGTGTTGAAGACCGGTTAAAAGAAAACCTCCGTGTACAGTTAAAGACAAACCTGCACGCCACTCAGGAAGCGTTTAACCTGTGGGCCAAGGATAAAAAACTGGACGCAGAAACATTATCCAATCAACCCATGATAAAAAAATATATCCGGGAATTGATTACCCTCTCCCAGTCTAAAAACCTTTCTCCCAAGGACCTTCTCAATTCAAAACCCCTGGCATGGCTCAGGAGCAATCTGGAGAAAGCATGCACCAGATATGGATTCATCGGTTTTGTCGTTTTTGATCTAAAAGGATTGCAGGTTGGAGCTCTTCTGGATGAACCGGTAGGAAAATCAAACCTGCGAAATCAATCCGGTTTTTTTTACAATTCCATTCGTGGAGAAACTGTTCTCTCTCTTCCTTTTAAAGGAGATATCCCTCTTCCGGATTCCGATGGAAAATTACAGGAAAATTGGCCCACGATGCTGGTTTCTACCCCTATTTTTTCGGAAAATGAAAAAGTAATTGGGGTACTGGCATTCAGGATTCGGCCAGAACTGGATTTAAGCCAAATAATGACACTTGGTCGATTCGGGCAAAGCGGCCAATCTTATATTTTTGACAAGAATGCAAATCTGTTAACTAAAAGCAGGTTTGACGAACAATTAAGGACCGCAAACCTGCTAACCCCCGATCAAAAATCAATCTTGAATATTCAAATAAGGAATCCTGGGAGGAACCTTATTGAAAAGCCCTTAGTAAAGAAAGAATCCCCCTCAAGTTGGCCACTAACCCGTATGGCCCAGTTGGCCCTGCAACAAACCACTGATGAAGATACCGACGGATACC contains:
- the mqnE gene encoding aminofutalosine synthase MqnE; amino-acid sequence: MMFEYLDSSLSDIESKVRAGERLSFEDGVTLWTTPDILGVGHLANQVRERVNGNETFFIHNRHINPTNICIHSCQFCAFGVKEDNPDAYMKSLDTIFSDAAAYNDGKVSEFHIVGGLHPDLPYSYYLDMVKGLKERFPEVHIQAFTAIELGYLAELAGKPLDETLDELREAGLGSIPGGGAEIFAKRVRKKICNEKLTGENWLHVHETAHKVGLKSNATMLYGHLETVEERVDHLIRLRELQDRTGGFVTFIPLSFHPENTVLEFLPSTSGQLDLRALAVSRLMLDNFPHVKAFWIMITPRIAQLSLSFGADDMDGTVVEEKIIHAAGAATDQIFHQSTIISMIREAGRIPMERDTLYEETQAVTV
- a CDS encoding ABC transporter ATP-binding protein — protein: MDNLKRLSKLLSPYKKALFWGSIFLVISSATNLIVPMFIRDLVDVVMVKKDLAALNTMALSIFGLFIVQMVFSTGHNYLFDLTEKRVIADFRKKIFDHLHTLSLGFFVKRRTGEIMSRLTNDVTTVEGFVTDLPATVIQQSIRLLGGIVIIIYLNWKLTFTILILLPVLILYAKTYGKRLKFLSKEIQDKLANATTIIEENISCIPVVKSFVRSKLEMNRFSDAIEDTFQSAKKRVAISAFFGPTIGLISFSTALALLWYGGHEVIDGSISPGELIAFILYATIIAGPMGSFARLYTRVQEGLGASERIFEILDTKGEVSDSPDAVPMPRIEGRVCIENLHFHYREDQEVISGIQMDVEPGEMVALVGPSGAGKTTLINLLHRFYDPTQGTILVDGLPIQKAKLESYWSQIALVPQETILFGGTIEDNIRYAREGATDKDVVEAAKTANAHGFITECPDGYKTIVGEKGIRLSAGQRQRIAIARAILKNPRMLILDEATSALDNESELLIQEALDRLMKDKTSFVIAHRLSTIHNADKIIVMDKGCIVETGTHTVLMAQKGLYQKLYTLMSFQLKQEAETP
- the ubiA gene encoding UbiA family prenyltransferase; this encodes MFQKLFVILQDIKIQHTVFALPFAIMSAFLAAEGFPTWHQLLWILVCMVGARSAAMAFNRIADARFDAINPRTQNRALPAGAVGKTAYWLFLLVSSAIFIFAAGQLNSLALMLSPLALIIVFFYSLTKRFTWASHLFLGLALSVAPVGAWVAIREEISILSLVLGAAVIFWLAGFDILYSCMDVDNDRKHNLYSVPKRFGVENALKLASGSHMIMVIFLLGLLVSPLLSWVYFAGVAAVAGLLWFEHSLVKKDDLSKVNVAFFNVNGLISVVLMVIVIADCVWIE